taaccaaacccaacctaacctaacctaacctaacctaacctaacctaacctaacctaacctaacctaagattacctaacctaaattaatcaaacctaacgtaacctaacctaacctaacctaacctaacctaacctaacctaacctaacctaacataacccaacctaacctaacctaacctaacctaacctaacctaacctaacctaacctaacctaacctaacctaacataaccaaacccaaccaaacctaacctaacctagcctaacctaacctaacctaacctaacctaacctaacctaacctaacctaacctaacctaacctaagcttacctaacctaaattaatcaaacctaacgtaacctaacctaacctaacctaacctaacctaacctaacctaacctaacctaacctaacctaacctaacctaacctaacctaacctaacctaacctaacctaaagtaacctaacctaacctaacctaacctaacctaacctaaccaaacctaacctatcctaacctaacctaacctaacttaacctaacctaacctaacctaacctaacctaacctaacctaacctaacctaacctaacctaacctaacctaacctaacctaacctaacctaacctaacctaacctaacgtaacctaacctaacctaacctaacctaacctaacctaacctaagctaacctaacctaacctaacctaacctaggctagaatagcctagcctaatgtagcctagcctagcctagcctagcttatcctagcctagcctagcctttccgaacctagcatagcctagcctagcctagcctagcctaacctaacttaacctaacctaaccaaagctaacctaacctaacctaacctaacctaacctaaccacacctgaccaaaattaacctgacctatcctaacatgaaattacataacctgacctaacataacctcagatgccatacacacgaaacacagaagttataattagatatgcctgcagagcaagcaaatggaaataattgctcactgcaatgtcaagtttgttaattttttaggataacaatgtcgctcagtgttcctaatttagaaactataaatttgtgtgataatattaactttgacaaggatatatcctctcataattgtactaatgtgtcattactgaaaataatacttgtgtgaaactggagaggcagtttaaatataacaaggaaaagaaacgggactcttgtaaggtacctagagtaaaaatcagggatataacatagctaattgacagcctaaaaaataaaagttctgctggatgcgatgaatattctccttttctactaaaaaaatgcaagggggagttagccataccattagtccatttaataaattgtgtagttgaaggaggtgttcttccgatgaaattcaaacttggtatagttaaacctttatatcaaaaagaggaaagaaaacaaccacagaactacagaccagttgccttaacgtcagtctttggtaaattgattgaaaaaataaagctagaaatattaatcgaccaccataatacgaataacttaataggagatttccaacatggattgagaagtggtcggagcaccaaatctgcaacagtacagattgtacactgtctgataaactaacctaacctgacctgacctaacctgacctaacatgatctgacttgacatgacctgacatgacctcacctgatctgtcctaacctgacctaacctgacctgaccggacctaaactaacctaacctagcctaacctgacctaacctaacctaacataacctgacctaacctaagcttacctaacctaaattaatcaaaactaacgtaacctaacctaacctaacctaacctaacctaacctaacctaacataacccaacctaacctaacctaacctaacctaacctaacctaacctagcctaacctaacctaacctaacctaacctaacctaacctaacctaacctaacctaacctaacctaacctaacctaacctaacctaacctaacctaacctaacctaacctaacctaacctaacctaacctaacctaacccaacctaacctaacctaagcttacctaacctaaattaatcaaacctaacgtaacctaacctaacctaacctaacctaacctaacctaacctaacctaacctaacctaacctaacctaacctaacctaacctaacctaacctaacctaacctaacctaacctaacctaacctaacctaacctaacctaacctaacctaacctaacctaacctaacctaacctaacctaacctaacctaacctaacctaacctaacctaacctaacctaacctaacctaacctaacctaacctaacctaacctaacctaacctaacctaacctaacctaacctaacctaacctaacctaacctaacctaacctaacctaacctaacctaacctaacctaacctaacctaacctaacctaacctaacctaagcttacctaacctaaattaatcaaacctaacgtaacctaacctaacctaacctaacctaacctaacctaacctaacctaacctaacctaacctaaccaaacctaacctaacctaacctaacctaacctaacctaacctaacctaacctaacctaacctaacctaacctaacctaacctaacctaacctaacctaacctaacctaacctaacctaacctaacctaacctaacctaacctaacctaacgtaacctaacctaacgtaacctaacctaacctaacctaacctaacctaacctaacctaacttaacctaacctaacctaacctaacctaacctaacctaacctaacctaacctaacctaacctaacctaacctaacctaacctaacctaggctaggttagcctagcctaatgtagcctagcctagcctagcctagcttatcctagcctagcctagcctatcctaacctagcatagcctagcctagcctagcctagcctatcctaacttaacctaacctaaccaaagctaacctaacctaacctaacctaacctaacctatccacacctgaccaaaattaacctgacctatccaaacatgaaataacataacctgacctaacataacctcagatgccatacacacgaaacacagaggttataattatatatgcctgcagagcaagcaaatggaaataattgctcactgcaattacaagtttgttaattttttaggataacaacgtcgctcagtgttcctaatttagaaactataaatttgtgtgataatattaactttgacaaggatgtatcctctcataattgtactaatgtgtcattactgaaaataatacttgggtgaaactggagaggcagtttaaatataacaaggaaaagaaacgggactcttgtaaggtacctagagtaaaaatcagggatataacatagctaattgacagcctaaaaaataaaagttctgctggatgggatgaatattgtccttttctactaaaaaaatgcaagggggagttagccataccattagtccatttaataaattgtgtagttgaaggaggtgttcttccgatgaaattcaaacttggtatagttaaacctttatatcaaaaagaggaaagaaaacaaccacagaactacagaccagttgccttaccgtcagtctttggtaaattgattgaaaaaataaagctagaaatattaatcgaccaccataatacgaataatttaataggagatttccaacacggaTTGAGAAGtgttcggagcaccaaatctgcaacagtacagattgtacactgtctgataaactaacctaacctgacctgacctaacctgacctcacatgatctgacttgacatgacctgacatgacctcacctgatctgtcctaacctgacctgacctgacctgactggaCCTAAActcacctaacctagcctaacctgacctaacctaacctaacataacctaacctaacctaagcttacctaacctaaattaatcaaacctaacctaacctaacctaacctaacctaacctaacctaacccaacctaacgtaacctaacctaacctaacctaacctaacctaacctatcctaacctaacctaacctaacctaacctaacctaacctaacctaacctaacctaacctaacctaacctaacataacctaacctaacataacctaacctaacctaacctaacctaacctaacctaacctaacccaacctaacctaacctaagcttacctaacctaaattaatcaaacctaacctaacctaacctaacctaacctaagcttacctaacctaaattaatcaaacctaacgtaacgtaacctaacgtaacctaacctaacctaacctaacctaacctaacctaacctaacctaacctaacctaacctaacctaacctaacctaacctaacctaacctaacctaacctaacctaacctaacctaacctaacctaacctaacctaacctaacctaacctaacttaacctaacctaacctaacctaacctaacctaacctaacctaacctaacctaacctaacctaacctaacctaacctaggctagaatagcctagcctaatgtagcctagcctagcctagcctagcttatcctagcctagcctagcctatcctaacctagcatagcctagcctagcctagcctagcctaacctaacttaacctaacctaaccaaagctaacctatcctaacctaacctaacctaaccacacctgaccaaaattaacctgacctatcctaacatgaaattacataacctgacctaacataacctcagatgccatacacacgaaacacagaagttataattagatacgcctgcagagcaagcaaatggaaataattgctcactgcaatgtcaagtttgttaattttttaggataacaatgtcgctcagtgttcctaatttagaaactataaatttgtgtgataatattaactttgactaggatatatcctctcataattgtactaatgtgtcattactgaaaataatacttgggtgaaactggagaggcagtttaaatataacaaggaaaagaaacgggactcttgtaaggtacctagagtaaaaatcagggatataacatagctaattgaaagcctaaaaaataaaagttctgctggatgggatgaatattgtccttttaaaaaaatgcaagggggagttagccataccattagtccatttaataaattgtgtagttgaaggaggtgttcttccgatgaaattcaaacttggtatagttaaacctttatatcaaaaagaggaaagaaaacaaccacagaactacagaccagttgccttaacgtcagactttggtaaattgattgaaaaaataaagctagaaatattaatcgaccaccataatacgaataacttaataggagatttccaacatggattgagaagtggtcggagcaccaaatctgcaacagtacagattgtacactgtctgataaactaaccaaacctgacctgacctaacctgacctcacctgatctgacttgacatgtcctgacatgacctcacctgatctgtcctaacctaacctagcctaacctgacctaacctaacctaacctaacctaacctaagcttacctaacctaaattaatcaaacctaacctaacctaacataacctaacctaacctaacctaacctaacctaacctaacctaacccaacctaacctaacctaacccaacctaacctaacctaacctaacctaacctaaccctaacctaacctaacctaacctaacctaacgtaacctaacctaccctaacctaacctaacctaacctaacctaacctaacctaacctaacctaacctaacttaacctaacctaacataacctaacctaacctaacctaagctaacctaacctaacctaacctaacctaacctaacctaagcttacctaacctaaattaatcaaacctaacctaacctaacctaacctaacctaacctaacctaacctaacctaacctaacctaacctaacctaacctaacctaacctaaccctaacctaacctaacctaacctaacctaacctaacctaacctaacctaacctaacctaacctaacctaacctaacctaacctaacctaacctaacctagcatagcctagcctagcctagcctagcctatcctaacttaacctaacctaaccaaagctaacctaacctaacctaacctaacctaacctatccacacctgaccaaaattaacctgacctatccaaacatgaaataacataacctgacctaacataacctcagatcccatacacacgaaacacagaggttataattatatatgcctgcagagcaagcaaatggaaataattgctcactgcaattacaagtttgttaattttttaggataacaacgtcgctcagtgttcctaatttggaaactataaatttgtgtgataatattaactttgacaaggatatatcctctcataattgtactaatgtgtcattactgaaaataatacttgggtgaaactggagaggcagtttaaatataacaaggaaaagaaacgggactcttgtatggtacctagagtaaaaatcagggatataacatagctaattgacagcctaaaaaataaaagttctgctggatgggatgaatattgtccttttctactaaaaaaatgcaagggggagttagccataccattagtccatttaataaattgtgtagttgaaggaggtgttcttccgatgaaattcaaacttggtatagttaaacctttatatcaaaaagaggaaagaaaacaaccacagaactacagaccagttgccttaacgtcagtctttggtaaattgattgaaaaaataaagctagaaatattaatcgaccaccataatacgaataatttaataggagatttccaacatggattgagaagtgttcggagcaccaaatctgcaacagtacagattgtacactgtctgataaactaacctaacctgacctgacctaacctgacctcacatcatctgacttgacatgacctgacatgacctcacctgatctgtcctaacctgacctgacctgacctgactggaCCTAAGctcacctaacctagcctaacctgacctaacctaacctaacataacctaacctaacctaagcttacctaacctaaattaatcaaacctaacctaacctaacctaacctaacctaacctaacctaacctaacccaacctaacgtaacctaacctaacctaacctaacctaacctaacctatcctaacctaacctaacctaacctaacctaacctaacctaacctaacctatcctaacctaacctaacctaacataacctaacctaacataacctaacctaacctaacctaacctaacctaacctaacctaacccaacctaacctaacctaagcttacctaacctaaattaatcaaacctaacgtaacctaacctaacctaacctaacctaacctaacctaacctaacctaacctatcctaacctaacctaacctaacctaacctaacctaacctaacctaacctaacctaacctaacctaacctaacctaacctaacctaacctaacctaacctaacctaacctaacctaacctaacctaacctaacctaacctaacctaacctaacctaacctaacctaacctaacctaacctaacctaacctaacctaacctaacctaacctaacctaacctaacctaagcttacctaacctaaattaatcaaacctaacctaacctaacctaacctaacctaacctaacctaacctaacctaacctaacctaacctaacctaacctaacctaacctaacctaacctaacctaacctaacctaacctaacctaacctaacctaacctaacctaacctaacctaacctaacctaacctaacctaacctaacctaagcttacctaacctaaattaatc
The DNA window shown above is from Schistocerca gregaria isolate iqSchGreg1 unplaced genomic scaffold, iqSchGreg1.2 ptg001312l, whole genome shotgun sequence and carries:
- the LOC126330613 gene encoding uncharacterized protein LOC126330613 yields the protein MSLSVPNLETINLCDNINFDKDISSHNFEGGVLPMKFKLGIVKPLYQKEERKQPQNYRPVALTSVFGKLIEKIKLEILIDHHNTNNLIGDFQHGLRSGRSTKSATVQIVHCLIN